The window AGGTAGGTTTCATAGGGTATAATTTGCTGGTATATAAATAACCATTTCCGTCACCTTGTTCACCATGGCAGCTCATGCAGTAAATATCAAATTGCACTTTACCTTCCGCCAAAGTCTGTAAATTTATTTCAACAGGGTTCATGAGTTCATTGCCCGCAGCAATTTGATCAAAATAATTTTTTGCCTGATAGGGGTAAGGCATTTGTCCACGAGCAATAGTTCCGAGTGCAGGTAATTGGTTCGTCATATTGTTTTTAAATACGGGATTGGGAGAATTCGCATTGTAAGCCTCAGAATAGTACATATCCGGCATATAAGCATATCCCGGTTTTGTTTTATCATGGTTACATGAACTCAATCCAACCATTAAAAGGAGGATGAAAAATGTGCTTTTAAGTATTTGATATTTCACTTTGTTCATTATGTGAATATTTCAGATTATTTTTTTTCTTTGATTTCCTTTATTGATTCATTGATTTCCGATGCTCCACTTTCTTTTAATGATTTTCTTATCAAATCAATTTCTTCTGCGGTCATGTTTATTTCTTTCTCAATCACGATGAGAAATTTATCATCGGTCGATCGTGGATCTATCACATCCACGGTTTTGCCCGGTCCAAGTTTTTCACGAATGAAAAAAGTCATAAAAGTTAAGAATGAGGCTACAAATATGGTAGCTACAAAAATGATGATGATGAATGAAAGCGAATTCAATGGTTTGCCCCCAAATTTCAAAGGGTAACTTACAACTGAAGTCCAATAAAGGAAACCAAAGATGATTATGGTTCCGAAAACCCCATAAATAAAAGTGGCCAATGGCATTCTTGTCTTGAGTTTTAAAGCTTCAAATACTCCGTGAATCGGGAAAGGGGAGTAAACGTCCTTTATTTTTATTCCTTTATCCTGAATTTGATGAATGGCTTTGAGCAAAACATCCTCATCTTCATAAACTCCAATAATATTTGTTTCTAACATAGCTGTTTAATTACTGGTTTTTTTCAAAATTCCTTTTACTTCACTTATTGCAATCATGGGTATATATCTGAAGAATAATAATACTCCTGTAATGAAAATTCCAAGCGTACCAATAAAAATTCCAATCTCAACATAAGTTGGTGAATAAGTTGCCCAGCTTGATGGGAGAAAATCTTTTGATAAGGAGGTCACCACAATTACGTATCGTTCGAACCACATTCCGATATTGATAAAAATCGACATGATGAAAACAATGGTAATATTTTTTCGGATTTTTTTGAACCAAAAAAGTTGTGGAATAATTGCATTACAAGTAATCATGGTCCAAAAGGCTATGGTGTATTCACCCGTAACCCTGTTTTTCATGAATGTGAACATTTCATATTCGTTGCCACCGTACCAGGCTATAAAAAGTTCAGTAGTGTAGGCCGTAGCCATGATCAAGCTGATGAATGTCAGGATCCGGGCAATGGCATCGAAATGTGATTGGGTGATATAATCCTGGAATTTAAAAACTTTTCTGACAATAATCATCAATGTTAAAACCATTCCGAATCCTGAGAAGATAGCCCCAACAACAAAGTAAGGCGGGAAAATGGTGGTATGCCAACCCGGCATTACTGATGTTGCAAAGTCCATTGAAACTACCGAATGAACAGCTATTACTAATGGCGCAGCTAATCCTCCCAATAAAAGTGAGGCTGTTTCAAAACGCAACCATCCCCTTGCATTGCCGATCCAACCAAAACTTAAAAATCCATAAACCCTTTTTTTAATTTTTGAGGTCGTATTATCACGGATGGTCGCAAAATCCGGGATCATTCCAATAAACCAGAACACAGCCGATGCCATGAAATAAGTACTAATGGCGACAACATCCCAAAATAGGGGAGAATTAAAATTATCCCACAGCGGACCTCTTGTGTTCCAATAAGGAAATATGAAAAAAGCATTCCAAATCCTACCCATGTGCAACATCGGGAAAAGACCAGCACAGATTACAGCTACAACAGTCATTGCTTCAGCAGCGCGATTGATTGATGTACGCCACTTTTGGCGTAAAATAAGAAGGAAAATTGAAAAAGCGGTTCCGGCATGACCAATCCCTACCCACCATACAAAGTTGATGATGGCCCATCCCCATGCAACATTATTATTTACACCCCAGGTGCCAATTCCTGTTGAAATGGTCCTGTAAATTGCCAAGGCCCCAATCAAAATGGCGATGCTTGAAATTGAAATGGCAATATACCACCATAGTGGGGTTTGTGCATAAAGGGGTCCAGTAATATCACGGGTGATTTGCCCATAATTTTTATTCCCCTCAATTAATATTCCTCTGACTTCTTTTTTATACATTTCTAAAGGCTTGGTTTAGCTTTTTTTATTTCTGATTTTTGTCAAATAACTGGTTGAAGGTAAAGTATGGATTTCTTCCAATAAATGATAATTTCTTGGATTTTCATATATCTTTGAAATCTCACTGTTCGGGTCCAATAAATTACCAAAAGTAATTGCGTCTGCAGGGCAACTCGACTGACAAGCAGTTTTTATTTCACCATCCAGTAATTGCCTGTTTTCGCTTTTTGCCAGTAATTTTTTTTCCTGAATTCGCTGAACACATAAGGAGCACTTTTCTACAACTCCGCGTGAGCGAACAACCACATCAGGGTTCAAAACCAATTTGCCAACGTCATTGTTCATGTTGTAATCAAAATCTTTATTGTTGGCATATTCGAACCAGTTAAATCTACGCACCCTATATGGACAATTATTCATACAATAACGTGTTCCAATACATCGGTTATAGGCCATTTGGTTTAATCCTTCACTGCTGTGTGGAGTGGCCGCGACAGGACAAACGTTTTCGCAAGGTGCATTATCGCAATGCTGGCACATTACGGGCTGGTGGAATACTTCCGGATTTTCCGATTCTTCCGAATAGTAACGGTCAATCCTGATCCAATGCATGATCCGGCGATTACGAACTTCTTGTTTACCGATTACCGCCACGTTATTTTCAGCCTGACAACTGATCACGCAATTCCCGCAACCAATACATGAACTCTGGTCAATTGCCATGCCCCAATGGAATCCGGTAAATTCCGGTTTGGTGTAAAGAGTCGTGTTTTTCTTTGCATCCTCGGCATGTCTTTCATTTCCTGATGCAGGATCTTTCAAATATTTTTCCAGGGTCGTTTCGCGCACTAAACTACGTCCTTCCATGGTGTGATGCGTTTGCGTCAGTGCCAAGGGATAAGTTTTACCATCAACCTTTTCAATACTTACAGATGAACCGCTTAATTTCTTTAACCCATTTGTAAGGGTCATAAATGGATAAATATTGGTGCCTAAATTATCTCCAACTTTACCAGCGTTGGTTCTTCCGTAACCTAGAGCAATGGCAACACTGTTTTTCTCAAGTCCCGGTTGTACGAGCACAGGCATTTCAAAATTGCCATTAATAAGTGCAACATCTTCAGTTTTAAAACCAAATTCTTCTGCCAAAGGGGTAGAAACACATAAGTAATTATCCCAGGTTGACATGTTAATAGGATCGGGTAGCTCTTGAAGCCATGGATTGTTGGCAAAATTTCCGCTTCCTATTCCTGCTTTTTCATAAAGGAATAATTCATATTTTGAGTTATCCTTCTCAGGCTCAGTAATTTTAAGTTCAGCTTCCTGATATGCAAAGTTTGAATTTTGTTTTTCTTCGGAAATAAAAACTCCGTCATGTACCGATTGGTTCCAGAATGCTTTGAAAGTTCCGAACTTAGATTGTTTTGCAAATAAATGCTCTTCCCAAAATTTTTCAATATAGCTTTGATAGTTTTGATCATTGCCAATCCACTTTAGTAAACTGTCCTGCGCCTGACGGGTTTCAAAAATATTGCGAATTGAGGGTTGCGTCATGCTGTAAAAGCCCAGTTTGGGTTCTGCATCGTTCCACGATTCAAGGTAATTATGATCGGGAGCTAAATAATCGCAAACAGTGCTGGTTTCATCGGGAGATTCGGCAAATGAAATCTTTAAATCTACTTTATTTAACCCATCCACGTATTTTTGGGCATTAGGGTAATTGTAAACCGGATTTGCGTTGTAATGAATGATGGCACCTACATTCCCGTCGTTCATCCTTTCGATTAATTCAGCAAATTCAATATCATTTCCCTGTTTGAATTGAATGTTATGAACAAGATCGATGGTTTTTCCATAATTGCCAAGTAAATAATTGATGGCATTTACAATCAATTGAGATTCTTCATCATTGCTTCCACACAAAACCATAGAATCACCTATCTTTTCTATGAGCTCCACTGCCAGCTTGTGAACCTCAACAACTGGTTTTGAAATTGAAAATTGAGTCTTTCCAAGCAATCTTGCAATCTCATTATAAAGATTCAATAAGGTTGCTTTTTCATCACTGGCTTTCATCGGGGTTCGATGATCAGCCATGCCACCGGTAATGGTCATGGTAGTTTCGTATTGGATGTGACGAAGCATGCTTGTTTCGCCATTCAATAATTTACGGGCAGCTGAATATTGTTTGGTAAACTCAACAGGTGAAATCCATGTGCCAAGAAAATCAGCATTAAACCCAACCACTAGTTTTGCTTTTGAAAAATCATACGATGGGATAATTGCAGCACCAAACTGTTTCTGATGCGCAAGTCGAATTGCCTGATATGAAATTGCATCATAAGTGATCCATTTTGTGCCCGGATAAACTAATTTGAAATCTTCAATTAATTTACGGGTTGAAGGACTGATGATAGTTCCGGTTAATAAAACAATTTCTCTTCCCTGTTTACTGATAAATTTTAGTTGTGATGAAACTTCAGAATCTAAAGTTCCCCAATCGATTTCCTGATTATCTTTTAGTGGGTTTTTAAAACGTGCGTTATCGTATAAATTTAAGATTGAAGCCTGAACCCTTGCGCTGGTTCCTCCTTTTGAAATGGGTGATAAATCATTCCCCTCGATTTTGATTGGGCGACCTTCCCTCGTTTTTACTAAAACGCTACAATAATCGTTGCCATCATAAAATGTAGAAGCATAATAATTTGCAATACCAGGGGTAATTTCTTCCGGTTGGTTCAAAAATGGGATGGCTTTACGAACAGGAGTTTCGCAACTTGCAGCAATTACTGCTCCACCAACGGTAAACCCAAGCATTTTTAAAAAATCACGACGGGTTGCTTTTCCTTTTTTTTCCTCTTCGGTCATTCCTTCAATGGAAAATTCAGGTTCCGGTTTTTCAACGTATTCCTGATTTGTTTTAATCCTTTGATAATCTTCCAGGCTTTGCCAGTATTTCTTCATCTGATAATTATTTTATGATGATAGATTTGTAATTTTTAATAATGACATTTTTGGCAATCTTCACCACCAACTAAATCAACGGTTACCCGGCTTCGTTTACCCGAGTTTATCTCTTCATGCAGTTTCTTATAATCTTTATAAAAATTATTTGTAAACTGAACTTCCCTTGTCCTGTGGCATTCGATGCACCAACCCATGCTTAAATCGCTTACCTGCATCACCCTGTCCATAGTTTCGACGGGTCCATGACATTCGTTACAACTGATTTTGCCGACTTCAACATGTTGTGCATGACTAAAGAAAACATGATCAGGAACATTATGAACTTTGATCCATTCAATGGGTGTTTGTGTTTCTAATGATTTGTAAATTTTTGCGATTTCTTCTGTTCCGGTGATTTTGCCTGATTTGACCACATTATGGCAATTCATGCATAATTGTGTTGATGGAATTCCTGCATGCATGCTCTTTGTGGCGGTTGAATGGCAATATAAACAATCAATTTTATTTTGACCTGCATGTATTTTATGTGAAAATGCAATAGGCTGAATGGGTTCGTAATATTGTTGTCGGCCAATTCCTTGTGCTTCAATCACAATAATTTCACCCATGATAAAAATCGAAATTAAAATCACGATCAGATGTACAAATTTGGCTTTTATAAATCTTGTGATAAACAGGTCAGCCAAGGCTAATACAAAGAGGACAAGCACAATAATGAATATGGTACCAAATTTTCTTGCGTCTGCTTTTTTTAAATAGGAAGGTTCAATGATATTTTCCGAAACTGTTTCTGCTGGTTTTTCTTGCATGGCCGAAGAAACTACCTTCGTAGCATCAAATTCTTCTATATATTTAAGTAATGTTCTTACCTGATCATCAGTTAAATCATTTGGAGGCATGGGAATATTATTGTACTCAGCAAATAATTTTACGGCTGCTTCGTCTCCTGCCTGCACAAGTGCCTGTGAATTCTGAATAAATTTAATGAGCCAGGCTTCATCACGGCGATCATTCACACCTTTTAAATCAGGGCCAATTAATGTACCCCCTCCGATGGTATGGCAAGCAGCACAGACCGTAAATAAATCCTTGCCTTCCTGGGCATGAATCTTCGTTATTGGAGTTGTAATGAATAGGAGAAGTGTGTTTATAAAAACGAAATGTTTTATCAATTTCATCTTAATCTTGTGGTAGGTGCACATCTGATAAAAATAAGTTATGAGTTCAATATTTGGCCAAATATCAGTCAATTAATCTATTAAATATAGACAGTATTTTATTGAAATTCAAATTAAATTTGAATAAGCGCAAATATAAAAAAGAATTTATTTAAAAACCTATTCCGGTAAGCAAATACCGTAAATATTTTCCAGGTGACACTGTAAGACGCAAAAAGGCCAAGGGGTGACACCCTTCAGGGTGTCACCCCAAAAACCACGCTCCTTTATTAAAATCTACACTAATTTTTAGCCTTAAGCGGAACATTTTCAAACTTTTGGTATAAAGTCGAAAAGGGAGCATCACCCCGTGATCTTAGAAAAATTATGCCATCAAAAAATAAAACAACACCAATTGAGCCCGGAAAATATTATCATATTTTCAACCGGGGGAATAATTACGAAAATGTATTTTACCTGCACGATGATTATATCTACTTTCTGCAACGATATAAATATCATTTAAAGTTATGCTGCGAAAGTTTTGCCTATACATTAATGCCCAACCATTTTCATTTTTTGATAAGGGTAAATGAAAATGTTGAATACAATTTTTTTTCAAATCAAATGAAGCTTTTAATGCAAGAATATACTTATAGAATAAACAACAGGTTTGGCAGAAGCGGCAATTTGTTCCTAAAACCATTTCGCAGGCTGGAAATTACCAGTGATGAATATTTTAAGCAATTGGTGTTTTATATTCATTACAACTCCTTAAAACATAAAACAAGTGAAAATTTCAGAGAATATAGTTATAGTTCTTATAAAGCAATTCTTGCCAGTTCACCAACATATATTAACAGGGAAGAAGTATTGGAGTGGTTTAAAGGCAAAACAGAATTCGTGGAATTCCATAACTTTTTGCACAATGAAAAGCAACTTGAAAAGTTGATATTTGAGTAATTTTAAAAAACCATCAGGGGTGACACGCTGAAGGGTGTCACCCCTGATGTTACATGCGCTCCATGTACCAATTCACCGCTTTTTCCATTTTATTGTAACTGAAAATGGTTGTCATCGTTTTTTGCAAACGCAAGAAAGCTGTTTCGCTTTTCACTACGTAATCAGAGGCTTTGTGATGCATGCAATCTATTGCTACCTCAATTTTATCCTGAGATGACAGCATCACAACAGGAATCTCCGGATTGAAAGATTTTATTTTATCCAATGTTTCTATTCCGTTCATCGCTTTTTTATTGATGCCGTTCAAATGATAGTCTAATATGATTATATCAGGATTGTATAATAAATGATCTATACATTGTTCGCCGGTTGCAAAAGTTTTAATATCGAAATCAGCTTGCTGTAGAAAATCAATTTCCAATGATTTTAGATACAGTTCATCGTCATCGACCAGAAAAAGTTTGATTTTGTGATTGTTACCCATTAGTGTGTGTTTTTAAAATAATATTAAATTCTTTTTCTAATTCTTCACATGCCTGCACACAAACTTTTTCAAGTTGCTTTACCATTTCCGGGATTCCCTCCGATTGTTGTTGCGTACTTGCATATTCCTGAACTTTTTTTGCCATGTTTTCGAAATCGGCGCTAATGCCCATGATTGAAAATGATGGAATCATTTTATGTACCGCTGAGTATAATGAATTCCAATCTTTATCCTTCAAAGCTTTTTTCATTTCAAAAATCAGAGGTGGGGTTTGTTTCAGATAGAGCGAAATCATTTCCATCATCAATACCGGATTGGCTTTCGTTCTTCGGATCAAATAATCCAGATCAGTACATTTTATATTTAAACTATCGTTTATTATTATCTCATCAGGTTCTATTATGGAGGTTCTTTTCACCAATCCTACCATTTTGCTGTATAATAATCTTTCATCAACAGGTTTTGCAATATAATCATTCATACCAACAGCTTTGCATTTAGCCAAATCAACAGTTGTTACATCGGCTGTTAGTGCGATGATGGGGATTTTGGAATTCATTTTGTTCCGAATGTATTCGGTAGCTTCAAATCCGTTCAATATGGGCATCTGCAGGTCCATTAAAATAACATCGTAGGAATTGGTTTGCATTTTTTCGATCGCTATTTTTCCATTGTCGGCAATGTCACAATCGAACCCGAAATCATCTAAAAGTGTTCTCATCAGTAATTGATTAAGTGCAATATCTTCAACTACCAATACTTTCATGTTCGTTATTTCCGCATCCCATTCTACCAGTTCTGTTTCTGCTTCAGCTTCGGCTTTTGTTTTCAAAAAACTTAAAGTAAAGCTAAATGTAGAGCCTTCATTGATTTTGCTTATTACATGAATGCTTCCACCCTGCGGTTCAACTAATTGTTTAACGATGGCTAGTCCCAATCCGGTTCCTCCATACAAACGTGATGTTCCACTGGATGCCTGCTGAAAGTTTTCAAAAATCTTTTCTATTTTGGCTTCAGGAATTCCAATTCCTGTATCTGTAACGGCAAATTCAATGTTTACTTTTTCTTCATCTTCTCCCAGCAATTTGACACTCACGGTAATTTTCCCTTTCGATGTAAACTTGACGGCATTACTGACCAGGTTTAAAATGATTTGGTGCAAACGTACAGGGTCACCAACCAGTACATCAGGAATATTTTTGTCGTATTCTTTAACAAGTTTTAAATTTTTTTCCTGAATTTTGGTTTCAAACAAATGAAGCATGGCAGATATGGACAGGGCCATTCGGAAAGGTATTTGCTCAAATACCATTTTCCCGGAATCGACTTTTGCCAAATCGAGAATGTCGTTGATGAGCACGATCAATGCATCGCCACTCAATTTTATGGCTTTTAAATATTCTTTTTGTTTTGCGGTTAGATCGGTTTTCAAAACCACTTTTGTAAATCCGATGATAGCATTCATTGGTGTTCGGATTTCATGACTCATATTTGACAAAAATAGCTGTTTTGCTTTCACGGCATCTTCAGCAATCAGGGTGGCTCTTTCTGCCTTATTCTTAGCTTCCTCAGAAATCATTGTTGCCTTCTTAGCAAAAACAATTGCCTCTTTGAGTTCTGTTGCAATTCTTTTTTGTTCAGTGACATCCCTGGCAACTATCACTACTCCGTCAACATTTCCATCTTCATCTTTATAGACCGATCCGTTGAATAGTACATCAGTCAGCTTACCATTTTTATGGCAAATCGTAAGTGGCGAATCGGCAACTGATCCTTTTGCGAATACTTCCTGATAAACTTCACGTGCTTTTTGTGGTTCTGTAAAATAATCCAGAAAGTCAGTGTCTGTTATTTCTTCACGTGTCAGTCCTGTAATATTTGTCAAAGCATCGTTCATATCGGTTATCTTTCCTTCAGAATTGATGGTAACCAAAGGATCAAGACTGGCTTCTATAAGACTCAGTGTGTATAAAGAAGCTGATTTCATCATATTGTTGAACGCTTCAAGTTCTTTATTTACAATTTTCTGTTTTTCTTTTTCTTTATTTTGAAAAGCAAGTTCTTTATTGGCAATAACCAATTCAGCTGCGCGTTTTTCTTTCTCATTATTTTGAAAAGCAAGTTCTTTATTGGCAATTACCAATTCAGCCGCACGTTTTTCTTTGACTTCATTTTGAAAAGAAAGTTCATTGTTCGCGATAACCAATTCAGCTGCGCGTTTTTCTTTCTCATTATTTTGAAAAGCAAGTTCTTTATTGGCGATAACCAATTCAGCCGCACGTTTTTCTTTCACTTCATTTTGAAAAGAAAGTTCATTGTTCGCAATAACCAATTCAGCTGCGCGTTTTTCTTTCTCATCGTTTTGAAAGGCGAGTTCTTTATTTGCATTTCTTAACTCAATTGCCCATTTTTGATCGGTGACATCGCGGGCTGCTGCAAAAACGCCGAGGACCTTTCCTTGACTATCTTTATAAATGGAAGCATTGTATGATACATCCGTTAAATTGCCGTTTTTATGTTTTAAGGTTAATGGATAATCTGCAATAAAACCTTTTTCAAAAACCTGAAGGTAACCTTCCTGTGCTTTTTTTGGATCCGTAAAATAATTTGAAAAGTCAGTATTTATAAGTTCTTCCCTTGAAATACCTGTAACTTTTATCGAGGCTTCGTTAACATCAGTTATTTTTCCTTTGATACTAATAGTAACCAGAGGGTCCAAACTGGCTTCTATCAAACTTCTGGCGTATTGTTCCTGAGAAATATTGTTATGGTGTTTTGTTGTTTTCATTTTATAATTTTATTACACCCATTAATCCGGCTCGCAACTTGGATGATTAATTTAACTTTTCAATTTCCTCCACCGGGGTCTGTTTTTTTGCTTTCATTTGTTTAAAATAAGTCGGTGTGAGCCCCGTCATTTTTTTAAATTGATTGGATAAATGGGCCACACTGCTATAATTCATCTTCCATGCGATTTCCGTCAAGTTCAGTTCGCCATAAATTATCAATTCTTTAATCCTTGCAATTTTATTCGAGATGATGAATTGTGCGATGGTGGTTCCTTGTACTTCGGAAAACAAATTTGCGAGTTGGGTATAATCCTGATTTAATTTCTCACTCAAAAAATCAGAAAAGTTTGTTCTGATCATTTCATCCGAATGATGGACCATTTCATTAATCACATTTTTTATTTTTTCAATCACAACAGATCTCTTATCGTCCATTAATTTAAGCCCTATGTTGAGCAAAGCTATTTTCAATTGCTCACGCTGTAAAACAGTAATGTCTTCCATAATCTCAACTTCACCTAAATCAACGACCATGAAATGCAGTTGTAGTTTTTTCAGTTCTTCTTTCACCGCCATTTTACAACGGTTGCTCACCATGTACTGAATGTATAATTTCAAAATTTAGGGATTTTTGCAAAGGTGATCATATAACTTTGTAAATATGTTACATAATTCACACATTTTAAATTATTATCAAATCACTTTGCCATGATCAATACCAGTAAACCCGGATAAATTAGGTTAAATCGTATTTTAGGGAATTGTTATAACTTCCAAACTCACTATGTGTGATCATGAATCCTAGACAGTATAAGACGTTTAAGCTTTGCTCAATATCACACATCTTTCAATATAAAACCAAAAAAGGATGTCTTACTCTTTGAGAAAGCCATCCTTTTTATTATTCAAATGATCTTATTAGCAAATCAGCAGTTTACCAGCTTCCGCTGGCTCCACCGCCGCCAAAGCCTCCACCGCCGAAACCGCCAAAGCCTCCGCCACCTCCGAAACCACCTGATCCTCCGGAGAAATTTCCCCAGCTACCATGATGACCACCTCTGCTCATCGCACTTCCGAGTAAGAACATGGCCCATAAAGGCACACTACTGCTTTTACTTCCAAATGTTTGGCTTCCTTTTCGCCCCATCTTACTGAAAATAAGAAAAAAGATGATGGCTATGATAGGGACTAAAATTCCAAGGGGGCTGCCTTCTGTTTTTTTCCTGTACTCATCCGAATTATATTCTCCAATAGCTAATGACATTAATACATCTGTGCTTTTTTCCAACCCCGTGTAATAATCGTTTTGTTGAAAGGATGGGACCATCTCATTATCGATAATCCGACCGGTAATGGCATCAGGTATTGCTCCATCAAGGCCGTAACCGACCGAAATCCTTGCCAATCCTTTATCACGTCCGGTTTTAGGTTTGATAACAATAACAACCCCATTGTTGAATTTTTGTTGGCCAACACCCCATTTATCCCCAATCCGATCAGCAAAGTCAGAAATTTCATAACCGGCTAAATCGTTGGTTATAAGTACCATTATTTGGTTTGAGGTTTTATTGCTAAAATCCTCTAATTTTCGTTCGAGGCTATTGATTTGATCCGGACTTAAAGTCTGCGTAAAATCATTAACAAGTTTAGGTGGATTAGGCCTTGCCGGAATATCATCTTGCGCAAAAAGAGTTGCTGAAGAGGATAAAACAAGAACCAGGATAAGTAGTATTCTGTTAAATATTTTCATTTTTTTAATTGCTTCCAAAAGAGATTTCATCTGATAATTCGTTTATGTCGTTTGAGTGTCGAGGGAAGTGTTTTTTTAATAATATGCCCGCCTTTTGTATCCCTTTTGAGAGCCCTTCCGAAAATTCCTGTTTAGCGAAATGATCGGCCATTTCTCCTTTTACTTCATCCCAAAAGTCTTTAGGAACCAGCTGATTAATGCCTAAATCTCCAATAATTGCAAATTTTTTACTTTTCACAGCCAGATAAAAAAGAACTCCGTTCCGAAGTTCGGTTTTGTCCATCTTTAATTTGGAAAACCAATATGCAGCATGGTCGAGCACAGCCTCATCGCAATAATTTTCTATATGAACTTTGATTTCGCCCGAGGTGTCAAGTTCGGCCATGAGAATCGATTTTTTGATTTCATCTTTCT of the Bacteroidota bacterium genome contains:
- a CDS encoding AraC family transcriptional regulator, with the translated sequence MVSNRCKMAVKEELKKLQLHFMVVDLGEVEIMEDITVLQREQLKIALLNIGLKLMDDKRSVVIEKIKNVINEMVHHSDEMIRTNFSDFLSEKLNQDYTQLANLFSEVQGTTIAQFIISNKIARIKELIIYGELNLTEIAWKMNYSSVAHLSNQFKKMTGLTPTYFKQMKAKKQTPVEEIEKLN
- a CDS encoding TPM domain-containing protein; its protein translation is MVSAQNFFSKAEKDEIKKSILMAELDTSGEIKVHIENYCDEAVLDHAAYWFSKLKMDKTELRNGVLFYLAVKSKKFAIIGDLGINQLVPKDFWDEVKGEMADHFAKQEFSEGLSKGIQKAGILLKKHFPRHSNDINELSDEISFGSN
- a CDS encoding PAS domain S-box protein, with product MKTTKHHNNISQEQYARSLIEASLDPLVTISIKGKITDVNEASIKVTGISREELINTDFSNYFTDPKKAQEGYLQVFEKGFIADYPLTLKHKNGNLTDVSYNASIYKDSQGKVLGVFAAARDVTDQKWAIELRNANKELAFQNDEKEKRAAELVIANNELSFQNEVKEKRAAELVIANKELAFQNNEKEKRAAELVIANNELSFQNEVKEKRAAELVIANKELAFQNNEKEKRAAELVIANKELAFQNKEKEKQKIVNKELEAFNNMMKSASLYTLSLIEASLDPLVTINSEGKITDMNDALTNITGLTREEITDTDFLDYFTEPQKAREVYQEVFAKGSVADSPLTICHKNGKLTDVLFNGSVYKDEDGNVDGVVIVARDVTEQKRIATELKEAIVFAKKATMISEEAKNKAERATLIAEDAVKAKQLFLSNMSHEIRTPMNAIIGFTKVVLKTDLTAKQKEYLKAIKLSGDALIVLINDILDLAKVDSGKMVFEQIPFRMALSISAMLHLFETKIQEKNLKLVKEYDKNIPDVLVGDPVRLHQIILNLVSNAVKFTSKGKITVSVKLLGEDEEKVNIEFAVTDTGIGIPEAKIEKIFENFQQASSGTSRLYGGTGLGLAIVKQLVEPQGGSIHVISKINEGSTFSFTLSFLKTKAEAEAETELVEWDAEITNMKVLVVEDIALNQLLMRTLLDDFGFDCDIADNGKIAIEKMQTNSYDVILMDLQMPILNGFEATEYIRNKMNSKIPIIALTADVTTVDLAKCKAVGMNDYIAKPVDERLLYSKMVGLVKRTSIIEPDEIIINDSLNIKCTDLDYLIRRTKANPVLMMEMISLYLKQTPPLIFEMKKALKDKDWNSLYSAVHKMIPSFSIMGISADFENMAKKVQEYASTQQQSEGIPEMVKQLEKVCVQACEELEKEFNIILKTHTNG
- a CDS encoding TPM domain-containing protein, encoding MKIFNRILLILVLVLSSSATLFAQDDIPARPNPPKLVNDFTQTLSPDQINSLERKLEDFSNKTSNQIMVLITNDLAGYEISDFADRIGDKWGVGQQKFNNGVVIVIKPKTGRDKGLARISVGYGLDGAIPDAITGRIIDNEMVPSFQQNDYYTGLEKSTDVLMSLAIGEYNSDEYRKKTEGSPLGILVPIIAIIFFLIFSKMGRKGSQTFGSKSSSVPLWAMFLLGSAMSRGGHHGSWGNFSGGSGGFGGGGGFGGFGGGGFGGGGASGSW